ACGCACTGGATGAACCACCAGAGCCGCACGGCCATCGCCCGGCTGGGCGCCAGGCAGGACGGCGTGCTGCGCAACCACCAGCGCATGCCCGACGGGTCGTTCCGCGACACGGTGGTCTTCTCGATCATCGCCAGCGAGTGGCCGGCCGTGCGCGCCCACCTGCAATTCCAGCTCGACCGCCCGCGTTGATCGGAGGCCCGCCATGCTGATCGACTTCTTCTTCTCGCTGCGCCACGCCAAGCTGCCCGTATCGGTCAAGGAATACCTGACGATGCTCGAAGCGCTGCGCGCCCAGGTGATCTCGCCGTCGATCGACGAGTTCTACTACCTGTCGCGCATGACGCTGGTCAAGGACGAGAAACATTTCGACAAGTTCGACCAGACCTTCGCCGCGTACTTCCAGGGCGTGCAGAGCCTGGTGGACGGGAAGAGCGACATCCCGCTGGACTGGCTGCAGAAGACGCTGGAACGCGAGCTGTCGGCCGAGGAGAAGGCGAAGATCGAGGCCATGGGCGGCCTGGACAAGCTCATGGAGCGGCTCAGGCAGCTGCTGGACGAGCAGAAGGAAAAGCACGAGGGCGGCAACAAGTGGATCGGCACCGGGGGCACGTCGCCGTTCGGCCACGGCGGCTACAACCCCGAGGGCATCCGCATCGGCGGGCCGTCCAAGGGCAACCGCACCGCGATCAAGGTCTGGGAAAGCCGCGCCTACAAGGACTACGACGACCAGGTGGAACTGGGCACGCGCAACATCAAGGTGGCGCTGCGCCGGCTGCGCCGCTTTGCGCGCGAGGGCGCCGACACCGAGCTGGACCTGGACGACACCATCCACGCCACGGCCGCCAACGCCGGCCTGCTCGACATCAAGCTGCGGCCCGAGCGCCACAACAAGGTCAAGGTGCTGATGCTGATGGACGTGGGCGGCTCGATGGACGACCACATCAAGCGCGTGGAGGAGCTGTTCTCGGCCGCCAAGACCGAGTTCAAGCACCTGGAGTACTACTACTTCCACAACTGCCTGTACGACTACGTCTGGAAGAACAACCGGCGCCGCCACGCCGAAAAGATCGCCACGTGGGACCTGATGCACAAGTACACGCCCGACTACAAGGTGATCTTCGTCGGCGACGCGACGATGAGCCCCTACGAGATCCTGCAGCCGGGCGGATCGGTCGAGTACAACAATCCGGAGGCCGGCGCGGTCTGGCTGAACCGGATGATCGAGCAGTTCCCGCGCTTCGTCTGGCTCAATCCCGAGCCGGAGGGCCTGTGGCAGTACCGCCAGTCGATCACGGTCATCAACCAGATCATGAAGAACCGGATGTATCCGGTAACGCTGGCCGGGCTGGAAGAAGCCATGAAGGTGCTGACCAAGTAACCGGGCACCGGGCCGCCCGCCCGGTCACGCGACGACGTCCACGCCTTCCATCACCCACTGCCGGAACGTCTGCAGCGCCGGCAGGTGCGCCTTCTGCTCCGGATAGCACAGGTAATACCCCTTGCGGGCCAGCACGCGCGCCGGATGCGCGACGATCAGCGTGCCGGTGGCCAGTTCCTCCTCGATCAGGCAGCGCGGGATCAGCGCGATGCCCAGCCCCGACATGGCCGCCTGCGTGAGCAGCGTGAACTGGTCGAAGCGCGCGCCGGCCCAGGCTTCGCGCGTGGAGATGCCCAGCGCGGCCAGCCAGTCGGGCCACGCCTCGGGCACCGTCGTATGGTGCAGCAGCGGATAACGCAGCAGCGCCGCTGGCGTTTTGGCCACGCCGTCGGGCTCGTGCACGAGCAGGCCAGGCCGGCAGACCGGCAATACTTCGCGCCCAGTCATGTAGTCGGCCTGCGTGCCGGGCCAGACGCCGTCGCCAAAGCGGATGGCCGCGTCCAGATCGGGCTGGGAAAAGTCGTAGCCCTGCGCGTGCGGCACGAATTCCAGGGTGACTTCGGGATGCCGGGCAAAGAACTGCGGCAGCCGGGGGATCAGCCATTTGGCGCCCAGCGTCGGCATGCTGGCGATATGCAGGATGCCGCCGCGCCCCTGCCGCGCGATCAACTCCACGCTGGCCGACTCGATGGCCGCCAGGCTCGGGCCGATCCGCTCCAGGTAGCGGGCGCCGGCCTCGGTCAGCAGCAGCCGCTGGCGCACCCGCTCGAACAGCTCGACGCCCAGAAACGCCTCCAGGCTTCGTACCTGCTTGCTGACGGCGCCCTGCGTCACATGCAGCTCGCGGGCCGCCACCGTAAAACTGCTATGCCGCGCCGCCGCCTCGAAAGCCACCAGTTCGGTCATCGACGGACATAAGCGCCGCATGATGCACTCCTACTTCAATACCAAATGGAATGAGCCTGGGATTTTAAATCGTTTGCCAGCCGCGTGCTCGGGCGCGCAGAATCGAAAAGCGCTCGACACATGGATTTCCTACGATGCCGATGGGCCCGCCGGCCCGCCGCGTCCCGCGATCCATCCGGTCGCCAGGTCCGCCAGAGACCGTCCTTCCTCTCTTCTTTCAACGGAATCCCTTCGATGCAACGCCGTCC
This sequence is a window from Cupriavidus pauculus. Protein-coding genes within it:
- a CDS encoding vWA domain-containing protein, with the protein product MLIDFFFSLRHAKLPVSVKEYLTMLEALRAQVISPSIDEFYYLSRMTLVKDEKHFDKFDQTFAAYFQGVQSLVDGKSDIPLDWLQKTLERELSAEEKAKIEAMGGLDKLMERLRQLLDEQKEKHEGGNKWIGTGGTSPFGHGGYNPEGIRIGGPSKGNRTAIKVWESRAYKDYDDQVELGTRNIKVALRRLRRFAREGADTELDLDDTIHATAANAGLLDIKLRPERHNKVKVLMLMDVGGSMDDHIKRVEELFSAAKTEFKHLEYYYFHNCLYDYVWKNNRRRHAEKIATWDLMHKYTPDYKVIFVGDATMSPYEILQPGGSVEYNNPEAGAVWLNRMIEQFPRFVWLNPEPEGLWQYRQSITVINQIMKNRMYPVTLAGLEEAMKVLTK
- a CDS encoding LysR family transcriptional regulator — encoded protein: MRRLCPSMTELVAFEAAARHSSFTVAARELHVTQGAVSKQVRSLEAFLGVELFERVRQRLLLTEAGARYLERIGPSLAAIESASVELIARQGRGGILHIASMPTLGAKWLIPRLPQFFARHPEVTLEFVPHAQGYDFSQPDLDAAIRFGDGVWPGTQADYMTGREVLPVCRPGLLVHEPDGVAKTPAALLRYPLLHHTTVPEAWPDWLAALGISTREAWAGARFDQFTLLTQAAMSGLGIALIPRCLIEEELATGTLIVAHPARVLARKGYYLCYPEQKAHLPALQTFRQWVMEGVDVVA